A window of Littorina saxatilis isolate snail1 linkage group LG7, US_GU_Lsax_2.0, whole genome shotgun sequence contains these coding sequences:
- the LOC138971774 gene encoding complement C1q-like protein 2 isoform X2, which produces MLCGPCVCLLLCLVLSNTVLMKSTVQGTVRAKPSYDVSTAPAQSLGELETCQASLMLMMQTELTSLRTKVSRLENSLHNVENATSRAVAFTAKISSDRDRNQQGVSLGHQQTVIFNEAITNVGDAYNTQTGIFTAPVAATFAFFLTLMGVNDSTDIYLDIVKNGVRLDMVFALGSSDLYDQGSTLLTTHLRVGDQVWVRQYRGNAVRGGPWTVFTGYLLHAD; this is translated from the exons ATGCTTTGCGGTCCGTGTGTGTGCCTGTTGCTCTGTCTCGTGTTGTCCAACACTGTCCTGATGAAATCGACTGTCCAGGGCACTGTGAGAGCCAAGCCATCCTATGACGTCAGCACAGCTCCTGCGCAGTCTTTGGGAGAACTCGAGACGTGTCAGGCGTcactgatgctgatgatgcAGACTGAGCTGACGTCACTGAGGACCAAG GTCAGCAGACTTGAGAACAGCCTGCACAACGTGGAGAACGCAACATCCAGGGCAG TGGCTTTCACCGCCAAGATTTCAAGTGACAGAGACAGGAACCAACAAGGCGTGTCCCTCGGCCATCAGCAAACCGTCATCTTCAACGAGGCCATCACCAACGTTGGCGACGCCTACAACACTCAAACCGGCATTTTCACAGCGCCAGTGGCCGCTACCTTCGCCTTCTTTCTCACTCTGATGGGTGTCAACGACTCGACAGATATCTACTTGGACATCGTCAAAAACGGCGTCAGGCTTGACATGGTATTTGCGCTAGGCAGTTCTGACCTGTACGACCAGGGGTCCACTCTCTTGACCACACACCTGCGGGTGGGGGACCAGGTATGGGTTCGTCAGTACCGTGGGAATGCCGTCAGGGGGGGCCCCTGGACCGTCTTCACTGGCTACCTTCTGCACGCGGATTAG
- the LOC138971774 gene encoding complement C1q-like protein 2 isoform X1 — protein MLCGPCVCLLLCLVLSNTVLMKSTVQGTVRAKPSYDVSTAPAQSLGELETCQASLMLMMQTELTSLRTKVGSLENRVTSLRTKVSRLENSLHNVENATSRAVAFTAKISSDRDRNQQGVSLGHQQTVIFNEAITNVGDAYNTQTGIFTAPVAATFAFFLTLMGVNDSTDIYLDIVKNGVRLDMVFALGSSDLYDQGSTLLTTHLRVGDQVWVRQYRGNAVRGGPWTVFTGYLLHAD, from the exons ATGCTTTGCGGTCCGTGTGTGTGCCTGTTGCTCTGTCTCGTGTTGTCCAACACTGTCCTGATGAAATCGACTGTCCAGGGCACTGTGAGAGCCAAGCCATCCTATGACGTCAGCACAGCTCCTGCGCAGTCTTTGGGAGAACTCGAGACGTGTCAGGCGTcactgatgctgatgatgcAGACTGAGCTGACGTCACTGAGGACCAAGGTGGGGAGCCTGGAGAACAGGGTGACGTCACTGAGGACCAAGGTCAGCAGACTTGAGAACAGCCTGCACAACGTGGAGAACGCAACATCCAGGGCAG TGGCTTTCACCGCCAAGATTTCAAGTGACAGAGACAGGAACCAACAAGGCGTGTCCCTCGGCCATCAGCAAACCGTCATCTTCAACGAGGCCATCACCAACGTTGGCGACGCCTACAACACTCAAACCGGCATTTTCACAGCGCCAGTGGCCGCTACCTTCGCCTTCTTTCTCACTCTGATGGGTGTCAACGACTCGACAGATATCTACTTGGACATCGTCAAAAACGGCGTCAGGCTTGACATGGTATTTGCGCTAGGCAGTTCTGACCTGTACGACCAGGGGTCCACTCTCTTGACCACACACCTGCGGGTGGGGGACCAGGTATGGGTTCGTCAGTACCGTGGGAATGCCGTCAGGGGGGGCCCCTGGACCGTCTTCACTGGCTACCTTCTGCACGCGGATTAG